A genomic stretch from Marinobacter fonticola includes:
- the dapC gene encoding succinyldiaminopimelate transaminase gives MNPNLDRLHPYPFEKLAKLKAGISAPEGISSIALSIGEPKHASPDFVQDVIRENLDKLSNYPTTKGMDELREAIGVWATRRFELKPGTLTPASHIIPVNGTREAIFSLVQAVIDPQEEATVVSPNPFYQIYEGAAFLAGATPHYLPSEADNHFIPDFEAVPESVWHKCQILFLCSPGNPSGAVIPRDTLKYLIELADRHDFLIASDECYSELYPDENNPPEGLLQTCAAIGRDDYARCIVFHSLSKRSNLPGLRSGFVAGDAKILTEYLRYRTYHGSAMPIQHQLASIAAWGDEEHVRQNRAAYRQKFDAVVPILAEVMRVSAPDAGFYLWPETPFEDHLFARDLAASQNVHVLPGRFLSREVDGRNPGENRVRMALVAPLEECIEAAKRIRQFIQQSE, from the coding sequence ATGAACCCGAATCTTGACCGTTTACATCCTTATCCGTTCGAAAAACTAGCCAAACTCAAGGCCGGCATCAGCGCACCTGAAGGCATCTCCTCAATCGCCCTGTCGATTGGCGAGCCTAAGCACGCTTCGCCGGACTTCGTTCAAGACGTTATTCGGGAGAACCTGGATAAGCTATCCAATTACCCGACTACCAAGGGCATGGACGAACTGCGCGAGGCGATTGGCGTATGGGCCACGCGACGCTTCGAGCTCAAGCCCGGCACCCTAACCCCGGCGAGTCATATCATTCCGGTCAACGGGACTCGTGAAGCCATTTTTTCGCTGGTGCAGGCCGTTATCGATCCTCAAGAAGAGGCCACCGTAGTCAGCCCTAACCCTTTCTACCAAATCTACGAAGGGGCCGCCTTCCTGGCGGGCGCCACCCCGCACTATCTACCCAGCGAAGCCGATAATCACTTTATCCCCGATTTCGAGGCGGTGCCCGAATCGGTCTGGCACAAATGCCAAATCCTTTTCCTTTGCTCCCCAGGCAACCCCAGCGGCGCGGTTATTCCCCGCGACACTCTCAAATACCTGATTGAACTGGCCGACCGGCACGACTTTCTGATCGCCTCGGACGAGTGCTACTCGGAGCTCTACCCGGACGAAAACAACCCACCGGAAGGCCTGCTGCAGACCTGCGCCGCCATCGGCCGGGATGACTACGCCCGCTGCATCGTATTCCACAGCCTGTCCAAGCGCAGCAATCTGCCCGGTTTGCGCTCAGGCTTTGTCGCCGGAGACGCCAAGATCCTCACCGAGTATCTGCGTTACCGCACCTATCACGGCTCGGCCATGCCGATTCAGCACCAATTAGCCAGCATCGCCGCCTGGGGCGACGAGGAGCATGTCCGACAGAATCGCGCAGCCTACCGGCAGAAATTCGACGCCGTCGTGCCTATTTTAGCGGAGGTGATGCGGGTCTCCGCCCCGGACGCCGGTTTCTACCTCTGGCCGGAAACGCCTTTCGAGGACCATCTGTTCGCCCGCGATCTGGCCGCTAGCCAAAACGTCCACGTGCTACCGGGACGCTTCCTCTCGCGGGAAGTGGATGGCCGCAATCCAGGCGAGAACCGGGTACGCATGGCGCTGGTAGCACCGCTCGAAGAATGCATCGAAGCCGCAAAACGCATCCGCCAGTTCATTCAGCAATCCGAATAA
- a CDS encoding ArsC family reductase, with amino-acid sequence MDIYGIKNCDTVKKALKWLDSSDRTYTFHDFKKEGVSRQQLEAWEQQVGWESLLNRRGTTWRKLPDAVRDNIDRDSALVVMVENPSVIKRPVVEHQGQVNVGFNADEWTRTFGA; translated from the coding sequence ATGGACATCTACGGCATCAAGAACTGCGATACCGTCAAGAAAGCCCTGAAGTGGCTGGACTCAAGCGATAGAACCTACACCTTCCATGATTTCAAGAAAGAAGGCGTGAGCCGCCAGCAATTGGAAGCGTGGGAGCAACAGGTAGGCTGGGAGTCCTTACTGAATCGCCGCGGCACCACCTGGCGCAAACTGCCGGATGCGGTTCGTGATAACATAGACCGCGATTCCGCGCTGGTGGTCATGGTCGAAAACCCCTCGGTTATCAAGCGTCCGGTGGTCGAGCACCAGGGCCAGGTCAATGTCGGCTTCAATGCCGATGAATGGACCCGCACTTTCGGCGCTTAA
- the dapD gene encoding 2,3,4,5-tetrahydropyridine-2,6-dicarboxylate N-succinyltransferase, translating to MSFAFGIGIGTQNRQGDWLETFYQKPLYMPEATLVEIAGNTLNYRGGNQAIEADAEQLKAFAEALHQAGLEDQARLAEKAAGSKRPAVVTLLETDDTASSTPEVYLKLHLISHRLVKPHGLKLEGIFGLLPNVAWTNEGAVDLEELPERQMDARINGTTLEVKSIDKFPQMTDYVAPRGIRIADTARVRLGAYIGEGTTVMHEGFVNFNAGTEGTSMIEGRISAGVMVGKGSDLGGGCSTMGTLSGGGNIIIAVGENCLIGANAGIGIPLGDRTTVEAGLYITAGTKVALLDDKNELVQVIKARDLAGKPDLLFRRNSQNGAVECKTNKSAIELNEALHANN from the coding sequence ATGAGTTTCGCATTCGGCATTGGTATCGGCACCCAGAACAGGCAGGGCGACTGGCTGGAGACGTTCTACCAGAAACCGCTGTATATGCCGGAAGCGACCCTCGTGGAGATCGCAGGCAATACTCTGAACTACAGGGGCGGCAACCAGGCCATCGAGGCCGATGCGGAGCAACTCAAAGCCTTTGCCGAAGCATTACACCAGGCCGGCCTGGAAGATCAGGCTCGCTTGGCTGAGAAGGCTGCGGGGAGCAAGCGCCCCGCTGTCGTCACACTGCTGGAAACGGACGATACCGCCTCCAGCACACCGGAGGTCTATCTTAAACTGCACCTGATTTCCCACCGTTTGGTGAAGCCTCACGGCCTGAAGCTCGAAGGTATCTTCGGCCTGCTGCCCAACGTGGCCTGGACCAACGAAGGTGCCGTCGACCTGGAGGAACTACCGGAGCGTCAAATGGACGCCCGCATTAACGGCACCACGCTGGAAGTGAAATCCATCGACAAGTTTCCACAGATGACGGATTACGTGGCGCCCCGAGGCATACGTATCGCCGATACCGCTCGTGTGCGATTGGGCGCCTACATCGGCGAAGGCACGACCGTGATGCACGAAGGTTTCGTCAACTTCAATGCCGGCACGGAAGGGACCAGCATGATCGAAGGACGCATTTCCGCGGGCGTCATGGTCGGCAAAGGCTCCGACCTGGGCGGCGGTTGCTCGACCATGGGCACCCTGTCAGGCGGCGGCAATATCATCATCGCTGTCGGCGAGAACTGCCTGATTGGCGCCAACGCCGGCATTGGTATTCCGCTGGGTGATCGAACGACGGTTGAAGCCGGTCTATACATCACCGCCGGTACCAAAGTGGCCCTCCTCGACGACAAGAACGAGCTCGTGCAAGTGATCAAAGCACGCGACCTGGCCGGCAAGCCGGACCTGCTGTTCCGACGCAATTCGCAGAATGGTGCCGTGGAGTGCAAGACCAACAAGTCGGCCATCGAACTGAACGAGGCCTTGCACGCTAATAACTAG
- the dapE gene encoding succinyl-diaminopimelate desuccinylase, whose amino-acid sequence MTLSPTLELAMDLIRRRSVTPDDADCQAVMMQHLGPLGFKEESMRFGEVDNLWARRGTEGPVLAFAGHTDVVPTGPEKNWSNAPFEPVLRDGYLYGRGAADMKGSLAAFVTACERFVVAHPNHKGSIALLITSDEEGPALDGTVKVVETLQARNEKIDWCLIGEPSSTHQVGDVIKNGRRGSLHGYLTVHGIQGHVAYPHLAENPVHTAAPALDALAKTEWDQGNAFFPATTFQITKVEAGTGSNVIPGELTVHFNFRYCTENTSESLQQRVLEILDQHNLKYDLQWHLSGEPFLTDRGSLVGAASDAIRTVTGRETELSTSGGTSDGRFIAPTGAQVVELGPVNATIHKIDECVKAEDLDTLSAIYEEVLVRLLVE is encoded by the coding sequence ATGACCCTATCCCCCACCCTCGAACTTGCCATGGACCTCATTCGCCGCAGGTCGGTCACTCCGGATGACGCCGACTGTCAGGCTGTCATGATGCAGCACCTTGGACCCCTGGGCTTCAAGGAAGAATCCATGCGTTTCGGGGAGGTCGACAATCTCTGGGCACGTCGTGGCACTGAGGGCCCTGTACTCGCCTTTGCCGGTCACACGGATGTCGTCCCGACCGGTCCCGAGAAAAACTGGTCCAACGCCCCTTTTGAGCCCGTTTTGCGCGACGGTTATCTCTATGGCCGCGGTGCAGCGGACATGAAAGGCAGTCTGGCGGCTTTCGTTACCGCTTGCGAACGTTTCGTAGTCGCCCATCCGAACCACAAGGGCTCCATTGCTTTGCTGATCACCAGCGACGAAGAAGGCCCGGCGCTGGATGGAACGGTCAAGGTCGTGGAGACCCTGCAAGCCCGCAACGAAAAGATCGACTGGTGCCTGATCGGCGAACCTTCGAGCACCCACCAGGTCGGCGATGTCATCAAAAACGGGCGCCGGGGCTCGCTGCACGGCTACCTGACAGTGCACGGCATACAAGGACACGTGGCCTACCCTCATTTGGCCGAAAACCCGGTACATACTGCCGCCCCCGCGCTCGATGCCCTGGCGAAAACAGAATGGGACCAGGGCAACGCCTTCTTTCCCGCTACAACGTTCCAGATCACCAAGGTCGAAGCAGGCACCGGCAGCAATGTGATCCCCGGCGAGCTGACCGTCCACTTCAATTTCCGCTACTGCACCGAGAACACGTCGGAAAGCCTACAGCAGCGGGTTCTGGAGATACTCGACCAACATAATCTCAAGTACGATTTGCAATGGCACTTAAGTGGAGAGCCTTTTCTGACAGACCGAGGCTCTCTCGTTGGTGCCGCTTCGGATGCGATCAGAACCGTTACCGGTCGAGAAACGGAGCTTTCCACCTCCGGCGGAACGTCCGATGGACGCTTTATCGCGCCGACCGGCGCTCAAGTCGTGGAGCTTGGCCCCGTTAACGCCACGATCCACAAGATTGACGAATGCGTGAAGGCGGAGGATCTGGATACGCTATCGGCTATCTATGAAGAAGTGTTGGTGCGGTTGTTGGTGGAGTAA
- a CDS encoding SlyX family protein yields MNLEELEVRLIELETRVAFQDDLIATLSDQVTRQELDLRELWEAKKLLKKQLAEVAPSNIKREEDETPPPHY; encoded by the coding sequence ATGAACTTGGAAGAACTGGAGGTCAGGCTCATCGAGTTAGAGACCCGTGTGGCATTTCAAGACGACTTAATCGCGACCCTGAGCGATCAGGTAACACGGCAGGAGCTGGACCTGCGAGAGCTCTGGGAAGCGAAAAAGCTATTGAAGAAGCAGCTAGCCGAGGTGGCACCATCCAACATCAAGCGGGAAGAGGACGAAACACCGCCGCCGCATTATTAA
- a CDS encoding cold-shock protein, with product MRNPKKAILVALLIAIPAPFILAFCLTTFTPELFQILSKSGSSELATNTPFVLGSAQGIAAYVIAVILFGVVGFLTVVLAQGASQQTRPQQTSRTQGGGDGYEDDFGPEGGEEGTVKWFNVKKGFGFIVRESGDEVFVHFRAIRGRGRRVLRQGQLVRFDVVEADKGLQADNVSTLED from the coding sequence ATGCGTAATCCAAAAAAAGCGATCCTTGTTGCCCTCTTAATCGCTATCCCCGCGCCTTTCATTCTGGCGTTCTGCCTGACCACCTTCACCCCGGAGCTCTTCCAGATCCTGTCCAAATCAGGCTCCAGTGAACTGGCCACCAACACACCCTTCGTTCTCGGCAGTGCCCAAGGTATCGCCGCTTACGTTATCGCCGTTATTCTGTTTGGCGTGGTTGGCTTTCTGACCGTGGTTCTTGCCCAGGGTGCATCCCAACAAACCCGGCCCCAGCAGACCAGCCGCACGCAAGGCGGTGGGGATGGTTATGAAGATGACTTTGGTCCGGAAGGTGGCGAGGAAGGCACCGTCAAGTGGTTCAACGTCAAGAAAGGCTTCGGCTTTATCGTGCGCGAAAGCGGAGACGAGGTCTTCGTTCACTTCCGTGCGATTCGCGGACGCGGACGTCGCGTCTTGCGCCAGGGGCAGTTGGTGCGTTTTGATGTGGTTGAAGCCGATAAAGGCCTACAAGCCGATAACGTCAGTACCCTGGAAGACTAA